In Acanthochromis polyacanthus isolate Apoly-LR-REF ecotype Palm Island chromosome 9, KAUST_Apoly_ChrSc, whole genome shotgun sequence, the DNA window GGACTCTCCGTCTCCTGTAGGAAGGTCGGGTCTGGTGTAATCTCGACTCTTATCGTTGTTGTATTTAACGTTGAGGTTGACCAGTTTACTGAAGTCTATCCGCAGAGTGCAGCATGAATTATAGATGTTCTGTCCATCCAAAGACTGGAGAAGAGGAAACGAAAGAAGGAGGGAGGTTGTTTTTCATACTGGCTGTTTTATAACAAGTACAACCCAGCCGACAAAGAACCTTCTGAAGCCAGTAATAATAGTAGTGTGTAACTGTACTCATTTTTAGACAAGATGTGGACAAACACCACATCAAAGAGTGGGCATAGTAACAGTATgataaagaaaacaactaatttTGAGTTTTAACAGCAGACTTTTAAACGCAGAAGGGAATATTTTGAGTTGCTTTTAATATCGACCTCGCCTCTTTATTACTTCCTTTCTAATTAACACAGTAGAGGTTACagataacacaaaaagataagaAGTTGTGTAACATTTCTGTGCTTTACGGCAGCAGCTAAGGCTAAGACTGGACTTCATTATTGAGTCTAACGCTTCAAACTGTGAAGGTTTCGTGGAAATTAATGGAACACAATTGCCAAAGGATTACCAATATATACAGGTCTGTGGTTTATTAGTAAATGTGTTCCTGCGTGTGATCCTACCAGTTTAGCTTGCTGTGCGTTGACAGGGTCACTGAACTGCAGAAGAGCCTGAAATTGGTTGTTTTTGGTGAAGGTTATGATCTTCATTACGGTCCCAAACTTACTGAAgatctgcaaaaacaaagaaacatggTCTAGATTCATTCGACACAGACTTTTTGCACAGTCCAGCTATATAAATGCTTCAATATTATCAATCAATATGAGTGTCTGAAAGGCCTAATGAACAATCTAGAAAGGTGGTGAACATCTTTGTAATGTAGTGTTCTTTTCTGTGGTCAAAACATCAGGGGAAAAGTTAAAGTTGACTTTGAGGCAACTGGTTTCACCTGCTGTAGAACGTCCAGTGTCACAGGATAAAACATGTTGTCGATGATAATTCGCAGGACAGGGCTGGGGGGTGGAGCTAGGTCCAAAACTCCAGGGTCAGAGGACGGAGAGCTTCCATCTTGAACTGCCGACACCGCCTGCAGCACAGCCTGCGCCctctgacagaaacaaagcCGTCAAACACTCCATCAGTCTAATGCTGGGATGGTGAAAGGATAGTGTTTAGTGTACAAATACATCTTTGTGTATACCTGGTTCAGAGCTGAGTCTGTTTTCAGTTCCTTATGGTTAGAGTACTGGATGAAGACTGGAGTGTTTCTGACCTAAACAGAACACACAAGTCAGGTACCGGGCTTCTcagcaacaacagaaaatattaaatatgtgTGGCATGAATAGACGCAGACCTGTGGTGTGACAGCTGTGTAGTAATTGACCATAGTAATGGCTGCTTCCTCTGTGCCCAACTCCAGAAATGCCTGGAAAAGTAAAGTGTTTTCAGCttttgaacaacaacaaaatcagctCCAGGAAATTAAGTCTCCCGTGGAAAGTGCTCAGTTATACATATGGTCAGTGATATTCTCATATGTGGACATTTCTCTTGGGTTTGGATGAAATTCTCTTCACCTTATTATCTTCACTGTGGCTTGCCAGTTCACAgagtttgttcttctgtttgtttttataaaatttGGCTTCATCTGTGCATATTCTGGCACAGGAACATTATTGCTAGCATCATCCTGTGCTGCACCTGTCAGCGTATCACCTGCTGAAGGACACAATATCAGCCCATCTAATTATGTGAGACTTGTCATGGACCATTTTGTAAGAAAGAgacgtttttttgtgtgtttttttttttttttttttaaatctctgcaCACTGCACTTCTGAGGACACAGTCGACTGCTGTGCAATTATTGTCGTCTGACTGATTGTCCTCTATAGACATTCCTGGATTTGTTTGCTGATTTTCAGCAGCGGGATTTGAAGTTTCTTCTTCTCACTCTTTGATGATATCTTGGTGAATGGAGTGGAACAAGCAGCCTTACGTGGCAATTTCAGGGGCCACAGATTGTGGCGCTAATGAGATCTCAAAAATGAGCAGGTACTCGTGAACAGAAGGCACTCAGCAGGCTGAAATGATCTCCACACGCAAATCTCAAAGGAAAAATTGTAGGTGAGACTTAGGATAAGAATATGAAAATGCAGAGAATATCGTTCCGTTAAACACAACTGCGATTACTAGATTGCTGTGGTTTCATTCTCACCCAGGTATTGTCTGACAGCATGCGGTTTTGCGGTCGTTTACCTGGTTTTTCCCCTTCAGCATCAGTATATTGGTGACCTTTCCGAAGGGCAGCCCCAGAGCAATGACCTCAGTCTCTGATACTTCACTTGGCAGCTTTCTGATGTGGAGGACTCTGGAGGGAGGTGATTCATCCAGGCGCTGTTTCTTACTGTCGCTGCCGTTCGCTAAATAtgtacacccacacacacagatattaaataaataaacgatAATATGACACCACAACGTTCAAGCATCCTGGTACTGTTCATGTCGCAAAACAATCTGTGCTATTCCCACTATAAAAAGTCTAACTGTAATAATATCAGCCAATTTATTATAAGTCTTACAATAACAAATATTCTCTTATCTCACACTCTTAATCTGAAGATGAGTTTCTTTTCCTTGCCAATATTTTTATTCTGTCAGGCATAAGAAGCAGATCTGTGACATATCACTTGACATTTTGTAAACCAAGCCACCTCTCTGCgtgctaaaaaaaaacgtgaATTCCACCTTTAAATACGGTGGGTGGTCTTTACCAGTCCCATCTGCATTAAGACTGGACTCACCGGTCATAGAGTTGGGGCTGCTACCGTACATGCTGAGCTCATCTGAGCCTCTctggagaaacaaacaaacaaaaaaaatatgggTAAGTTTCTGCATTGATGGAGATGAATACTATCGCACGGATAAAACACACTTGTTCAAAATAAACAATGCAGCTTACCTTCACACCAACCGCAACATCACTGCCaatgaagagagaaagaaaacaagattaTAGAAAGGTGAAAATAGACAATTTTGTTGCAGATATTGTGAGAAGTTTCCTGAGCATTGTAATAATGTGCATTGTTATTGTGGGTAAAAACAAGATTTAAATATTGTTTGGTAAGATCAGAAAGGTATTCTAGTGCTGGTGAGAATTTGGAAATTGCtgctgttcttgttgttttgcagaTCCCATTACAACACAGACGCAACACACAAAGCAACTGACTTATTCACAGCTTTAATGACAAATCATTCGGTCTAGTTCAGACACTGAAGCGCTTTTTCAATCACTTCAACTACAGCCACTTATCAAAATCCTCCCAGAGCAGGACAGATCAATACAACACACTCTGAACCATatcaaaacatacaaacaacacAGCCacttaaacaaaaaacacaagtgtacAAATTCAGCAACGCTTTGGTTGAGCTGCTTCAACTCAGTGTTGGTTTACACCCAAGCCACCCTACATCCTCTTTTGTCACCGTCTTTATCTAGTAACCGTTTTCCGTTCCGCCAGTAGCAGTTTCTTTATCTTGTCAACTTCTTCCTTTCGCTGTCCAAGTCATGTCCACTCTTAGTTTACTTTTAATGCCCTGCTGTTTCGTGTTAATCAGTTTCTTAACTtaatcatttttctcttttatttttatagttCCAGCTCTTATTAATAAGTTCATATTCTTTTCCTTGACTATCCTGTTAACACGGTTGTCTTCACATGTATTTATACTCGAGTTCCATTCATGTAACCTCCTCCATGTATTTAAATGCACTATTGCATGTAATGAACTCACTGCCCTCTCTCTCTTAGTTTGCACTTTGTCCTCTCAgtcttttctccctctcttccaGTATTTCAGGCTCTGACCTGCAACTGATCCCACCGATGTGTCAAGTGTTTATATTCTCCTGTTGTCTGTGTATATATAGCTGGTTATAGCACATGACTATCACCATTACACTTAAACATAGGGaatatttgtttattatctGTGCATAGTGTTGTAAAGTCTTATGCttaattttttaattagtcAGGCAAATAAAAAGCATAACAAGGCACACAATTTAACAACAAACTGTGCAGTTATGACTTGAATACTTGATATTTAACTAATGCTTATCTGTGTACGTAACATTGTAGGTCCTTAACATTTAACTCAGTCTGGTAAGTGAGTCTTTTATGCAttattgtagggtcttaactttaatatttaaattactcaGAAAAAGTTATGTATTAAATTACACTCTAATTGCTGTAACACCAGTGCTATGCTACTGGAAAACACTTTATCTCAAtggtgttgttttaaatgtgttataTATGTGTTATATATATTAAAGTGTGACTTCACTTAACAGCAACAGGATCCTATTAGacaacagcatttttccattcaTCTTTTAGCTTCACTaagcacctctatggaaactgAGCAGTTTTCAAGCCTAACATCAACCATCCAAGCTGGAGTTCGTTACTTGTTGTTATCACATTATTCTGTACTGTTAAACTGGGTTATCTCGTTTACGGCAGCTGCACAAACAAACTGTAGACCTATAACTGTTTAAGCCACCTGCTTCCATAGTGAAATAACTAACAACACATACAGTAAGTCTGCGGAGGTTTCATTCAGCACACATTAGCTTCAGACAAAGGACCTTTATTACAGTTAAGATTAAGCTAGCAGCACCATCTGACAGGTGCATGGACCATTAATAACAACGAGTTAACTAATAGCTTCTTACACGTTTGTTAACTTCCAATAACGATTTCAATTAACTATAAAAGCACCGGACACACGAATTTCACTCTCACCGGTAACTTAACCTATATTAGTGTAGCTAGCCAGTAGCTAACATAAATTTTACGCACGACACAAGCAGAACTGGAATATTGCCTTTAGTTAACTAGATCGCAATGACATTGTTGAAGTTAGAAGACCCAGTTGATATGTAAACTATGTTCTTGAACCATGTTTTTCGGTGAATTTGGGTCTCCACAGAGAGAACATCTCAGCGCCACATTTCATGACTGGGACTTGGTTAGCTAGCTAACGTCACGTTGTTCGCAATATACAGAATCAACGTTTGCAGCGGAGCTAACATTTAGCATCAATTAGCCGGAGGAGAATAGCTTTCATTCTGACTGCGTCTCTCCACAGGACATACACAAGCATCATtctaatataaacacatttacccGTCCATTGCAGCTCTTTGTCCTCTTCTGTCTGTTGATATTTCAGCACACTTCGATGCGAGCAGTGTGAGCAAAATGGgcgttcttcttcttctcgtcTTTGAGCTAATCGTTAGAGGCTAACATGAACGGTCCTTGTTTTACCCCCATCTTGTGACGAGGATGTCAGGgcaaatatagaataaaataaaataaaacaaaataaaacatatttccgTTGCACcgttacagaaaaaaataccaataaattaTATggattgagggacttttgaagtccgtgggatatatcttgcatacatttttattaaaagtaatcataaaaaaagttttttatgttaattatgatcatgtcttgacatattccataattatttattatggaaacaataatttattaataaaaatgacttaatattattaaaaaaatgttgcatatttttaatatatatgttgtGAAATAGACTTTATCTGTCTCAGATAAAGATGGTTCAtaagaaatataaagaaaagtAGCACTAAATTGTATTTGAATAGATGCACGGTTGTgtacaaataaaacaatatcaCACGTTTTGCATAATGCTTTATGTTGCGTTTAATACTTCAATGCTTGCTACTGATAACACTTTTTGTAACAGATTATAAAGATTATACAGCTGGACATTTGTTAATTTCTAATAATAGATATCACAAAGTTACAGAGACATGTCCTGCtcctttttgtgtgtaataatcaCTACAAGATTCCTCTTACGAGTAGTAAGTACAGATGGCACCAGAAGAGCTATACGTAGTTCATGGAAATATCAGGAATGCATTTAGTTTTACATTAACAcaataaacagacagaaaatgccCTTTTAATTAGAAATTATGTGCACCCAAGTTGGTTAAATTAATGAGAAATTCATACAATTACTGTAGAGTTGTCTGCTTCCCAGTCAGCATCATATTAACCATAAACTCATTTATTCCATGTTACCTGGCTGTCTGTGTTAACAAGACAAACATGCTTTTATGATTTTTACATTACTGAGACACAATGCTAACACAGCACTTTTACCAAACCAAACTTACTAATATCTGATCTCTATTACAAAACAGGTTAAAAGTTCTCCCTTTAGCAGACAGGACTGATCGGTATGCCCCTCTGCGGTTTGTAGGGCGTCGTCCTGGTGACCATCTTGATGCAGTCTATGATGGGACAGACGCTGAGGCACAGAGTGCAGCCTGTACAGCTGTCGGTGACGAAGGGAAGGTGGGTATCCGGGTCGAACGTTATAGCCTGAGAGGACGAGAAGAGAGTCACCTTACACGACACATAAATCTTAAAAACTAGTttgaaaaacagaagcagagacagacagacatacctGATATCCAGAGTCATTGCAGCTCATGTAACATTTGCCACAGTTAATGCACATTTCTTCGTCTATGAGGGCCTGGACCTGAGGACACAACAGGAGGCAGTTATTATACTCTgcatgtctattttttttttaaagtttccaaTCTTTTGTACGAATCAGTTTAGGCGTCGCTACTTTTTGTCTCAATCAAAGTCCAGTTATCTTACTAGTTTATACTACGACTACAACAACAATCCTTGGTAGCTTCCTTtactctaattaattagagtgAAATCTgacagtttaaccctcctgttttcctcatttacaggcaccaaaaaaatattgtttccttgtctgaaaaaatccaaaaattcagcaaaaaattccccaaatttctgaaaatttgcaaaaccttcaggaagaaaattccaataattccttaaaagtttccctgaaaatttttttcaaaaaaacaaaaaacaaaaacaaaacaaatttggcaagaaaattcttgtgaatattttcaaaaaatgagtaaaaatttcccccaaaaattctaaaaatatctaaagtgattacatacatatcagtaaaacttcgaatattttctttaagaacattcacataaaaatcaaccaaaatccagcgaaattcgttgtatttttgttgatttttctatgaatgtttaaaaaaaaacttttttaacatttcttttttctaccaaaaaatgttcaaaaatttcccagaaatgttgagaATGTGGACATCCGAATTTtccctgtgaaaatatatgtattttttccacattttcaaactttaaactgggtcaattttgacccgcaggacgacacgagggtaaATATGATGAATTTTACAAGATAGCTCAggtcaaaattttgaaaatgtcaaaaaaaactttcatttcatttatggTTTTTGGTCTTCTGTTCATTtctttcagttcaaataaatgaTGTAATACTTAGAATATTCTTTGGTGATGGTATCTGGGTAAAACCTGCATACCTGCTCCATGTTGTTAAGTTCCTGGTAGGCTCCAATGTGGCGCAGCGCTCTGGCTATCACATCCTACAAACACAGCCAATCACCACACATAAAGCACAGTGTATTCACCTCAATTAGaagtattttccttttttttgcttttcaataTTGAATCATTGtcactttagtttgttttttggcaagaatttacaaaaaaagactctttcatgtcaaagtggaaAGAGATTTCCacaaagtaatgtcagttaattaaaaatctaaaatgtaataTAAATACTTGCATAAGCATTCACCCCAAGCAGACTGTCTTTGAGTGACTGTGCAAcaaagagactagtgagagaggccaccaagacacctatgactcctctgaaggagttacagtCTTCAGAAATctagtgtcatttttacattaacGACCCttttttttgggaaattcttgccaaaaacagccaaattaaattgaccagaactcagtgttgaaaagcaattcCTAAAGAAACCTTCCAAAACTTATCAGCACTGAATGATGTAATGAATGTGTGCCACACCTTGACAGCTGGGACAGGTTTTTTGGGCGTCCTGACTTTGCTGATGTTGGCTTCGACTACATCTGTCACACCAGCTTCTCTGAGCTGTTTCTTGTACATTGCGATGGCGTCTTTCTTCTGCTTCAGGTATGGACCAAAGCTAGGGAGactctgcacacacagacacacagacattaGGTTAAATGTTTAACCAAACATTTGTGTATATGTTTTTTGCCAATATAGTTCACTagtttcctcctacagtccaaaattATGTTCAGGTTAATTGATGAATGGAAttaatggacggatggatggatggatggatggaaggatggaatTAATGGGCGGATGGATGgaattaatggatggatggatggatggatggatggatggaattaatggatggatggatggaattaatggatggatggatggatggat includes these proteins:
- the LOC110955783 gene encoding polypyrimidine tract-binding protein 2-like, with product MDGDVAVGVKRGSDELSMYGSSPNSMTANGSDSKKQRLDESPPSRVLHIRKLPSEVSETEVIALGLPFGKVTNILMLKGKNQAFLELGTEEAAITMVNYYTAVTPQVRNTPVFIQYSNHKELKTDSALNQRAQAVLQAVSAVQDGSSPSSDPGVLDLAPPPSPVLRIIIDNMFYPVTLDVLQQIFSKFGTVMKIITFTKNNQFQALLQFSDPVNAQQAKLSLDGQNIYNSCCTLRIDFSKLVNLNVKYNNDKSRDYTRPDLPTGDGESTNKDHSLLGTPSGALASYSSGGGYSSSLSLSQGGGAISPLSAAAAAAAAAGRVALSGSGVSGVLLASNLNEEMVTPQSLFTLFGVYGDVQRVKILYNKKDSALIQLSDGNQAQLAMSHLNGQKVFGKVMRVTLSKHQTVALPREGLDDQLLTKDFSGSPLHRFKKPGSKNFQNIFPPSATLHLSNIRDGVGEDDLRLLFSNSGGTVKAFKFFQDRKMALIQMSSVEEAIQALMDLHNYDMGGNHHLKVSFSKSTI